A stretch of Kwoniella dendrophila CBS 6074 chromosome 2, complete sequence DNA encodes these proteins:
- a CDS encoding 40S ribosomal protein S2 — MAEAQAQGQRGGFGRGRGGAGGRGRRGPRRGGKKEEEKEWVPVTKLGRLVKDGKIKSLEEIYLFSLPVKEYQIVDLFLPALKDEVMSIKPVQKQTSAGQRTRFKAFVAVGDFDGHVGLGVKCAKEVATAIRGAIITAKLSITPVRRGYWGSHIAEPHTVPCKVSGKAGSVMCRLIPAPRGTGIVAAPASKRMLQMAGIQDCYTQSKGSTATQGNFLKATMAALCKTYQFQSPDLWTIVPVGQSPLDEYSGHLAIAAKKAAAY, encoded by the exons atggctgaagctcaagctcaaggACAACGAGGTGGTTTcggtagaggtagaggtggtgccggtggtagaggtagaagaggaccaagaagaggtggtaaaaaagaagaggaaaaagaatg GGTCCCCGTCACCAAACTCGGTAGACTTgtaaaagatggtaaaattaaatcattagaagaaatttaccttttctctttaccAGTTaaagaatatcaaattgttgatttattcTTACCTGCCCTTAAAGATGAAGTCATGTCAATCAAACCAGTTCAAAAACAAACTTCTGCTGGTCAAAGAACTAGATTCAAGGCTTTTGTTGCCGTTGGTGATTTCGATGGACAcgttggtttaggtgttaaATGTGCTAAAGAAGTAGCTACCGCTATCAGAGGTGCTATTATCACTGCTAAACTTTCAATCACACCTGTTAGAAGAGGATACTGGGGTTCACATATCGCTGAACCACACACTGTCCCATGTAAAGTTTCTGGTAAAGCCGGTTCAGTTATGTGTCGATTAATCCCTGCCC CTCGAGGTACCGGTATTGTCGCTGCCCCAGCTTCCAAGAGAATGTTGCAAATGGCTGGTATCCAAGATTGTTACA CCCAATCTAAAGGTTCTACTGCTACCCAAGGAAATTTCTTAAAAGCTACCATGGCTGCTCTCTGTAAAACCTACCAATTCCAATCACCAGATCTCTGGACCATTGTACCTGTTGGTCAATCACCATTAGACGAATACTCTGGTCACCTTGCCATTGCCGCCAAAAAAGCTGCTGCTTACTAA